Proteins encoded within one genomic window of Oncorhynchus nerka isolate Pitt River linkage group LG9b, Oner_Uvic_2.0, whole genome shotgun sequence:
- the LOC115114753 gene encoding NACHT, LRR and PYD domains-containing protein 1 homolog, producing the protein MNKMESSEDSAQFVDKYRPQLIQRVTMVMPIADELLAEGMIHKEMYSNISAARTDEDKMRELFKALQSGGNKVKSAFLSILRENEPNLVQDLECSGKQRGEPENKSTISLKYKEFIRGEYATVQEYNSLPGEHVKLDDRYTEPLIIQKHRPQREREEEIRSRGQNFYQVMDQRDSETYKSTKVERLFDPDEHGDIQRTVILQGHSGTGKSFTSQKIMSDWAFGRLYEDRFDFVFHLRCKELNQATGRKSLMDLLNYDQSSSSMIKQVLHQSPERVLFLVDGFDELKFSLDVLKDSLPRDPWTQCSPEVTLSGLIRKQILPESFLLVTTRSTALDKLKEVVKHPVRYAEILGFSKEGVEEYFNRFFKKKQHSHQAYDSVRENETLFTACFIPVICWIICTVYREQFDEGTEMIQSLETTTSIFVEFVATLLKHHCQDLGQSALTILQGLGKLAEQGMEEQQVLFDHDSVSQTVSDPSKVPFLCKFLQKKRVSQTTMYSFMHLSFQEFFTALSYMLLGDEEAQEKVRELLSKVRRGKENSHLLPIVQFLFGIANKEVGKRLEDKKYISCSQGIWTQLKHFILEVIEKEKEDRNAIDYHISSMWLFAFHCLYELHVDDFVKKAMNTYTEFNLTHIPLTKTDCWVMKYCFQHCTCIQTLILNWCKLSAEKIKILLPALEKCQHLELQVDDLANNDLDGLLTALGEGKSLELDLTENNFSDEKVQDLLVALTKHKPRNIDIGVKSITSNTADKFMFLINKAHADLESIGLHCCENVTLEANLQKNGVNGTLQTSLWLKVSDMKMICDCIRASGYSLSEIDLSVSYVADLSDTDVDDLSAIIHPVDKLRLRFQHKDLYGQDAVSEGLHSQISLRGIEITLCGDPVFDWRKLFQLVHTLEQHPDWDEHVEALISLLHSQTSLEDIGLFVSRLTERCATSVISLSQACPNLRMISLHVVEHGLLLEEVLQLLRASKRHPDCRVLVAGWRCRKPADQCTGRKDWSLCCDDSVRLNLHGETFTENVIRHGKKSDRPSDHPKSNRWCVVA; encoded by the exons atgaacaaaatggagtcatCTGAAGACA GTGCTCAGTTCGTGGACAAGTACAGGCCCCAGCTCATTCAGAGGGTCACCATGGTGATGCCTATAGCTGATGAGCTGCTCGCTGAAGGCATGATTCATAAAGAGATGTACTCCAACATCAGTGCTGCCAGAACTGATGAGGACAAAATGAGGGAGCTCTTTAAAGCCCTCCAGTCTGGAGGAAACAAAGTGAAATCTGCCTTTCTCTCCATACTGAGGGAGAATGAACCTAATCTGGTCCAGGACTTGG AATGCAGTGGCAAACAAAGAGGTGAACCAG AGAACAAAAGCACAATAAGCCTAAAGTACAAGGAATTCATCAGAGGTGAATATGCCACAGTGCAGGAGTACAACTCTCTCCCTGGAGAACATGTGAAGCTAGATGATCGCTACACTGAGCCCCTAATCATCCAGAAACACCgtccgcagagagagagagaggaggagatccgCTCCAGAGGACAGAACTTTTATCAAGTCATGGACCAGAGGGACAGCGAGACCTACAAGAGTACCAAAGTGGAGCGGCTGTTTGATCCAGACGAGCACGGAGACATTCAGAGAACAGTGATACTGCAGGGCCACTCTGGAACTGGCAAGTCATTTACCAGTCAGAAGATCATGTCTGACTGGGCCTTTGGAAGACTTTACGAAGACCGATTTGACTTTGTTTTTCACCTGAGGTGCAAAGAACTAAACCAGGCCACTGGGAGAAAAAGTCTGATGGATCTGCTTAACTACGATCAGAGTTCATCATCAATGATAAAGCAGGTCCTtcatcagtctcctgagagggttCTCTTCCTGGTAGACGGCTTTGATGAACTCAAATTCTCACTTGATGTACTTAAAGACTCCCTTCCCAGGGACCCGTGGACACAATGCTCCCCCGAAGTGACACTGAGTGGCCTGATACGGAAACAGATCTTACCCGAGTCCTTCCTGCTTGTCACCACCAGGTCCACAGCGTTGGACAAACTAAAAGAAGTGGTCAAACATCCAGTGAGATACGCTGAGATATTGGGCTTTTCTaaagagggggtggaggaatACTTCAATAGATTCTTCAAGAAGAAGCAACACTCACATCAAGCCTATGACTCTGTGAGGGAAAATGAAACCCTTTTCACCGCATGTTTCATTCCAGTCATCTGCTGGATCATTTGCACAGTTTATAGGGAGCAGTTTGATGAAGGCACAGAGATGATACAATCGCTGgagaccaccacctccatctTTGTTGAATTTGTTGCCACGCTGTTGAAGCACCACTGTCAGGATTTGGGTCAGTCAGCTCTTACTATCCTCCAAGGACTAGGCAAGCTGGCAGAACAGGGAATGGAAGAGCAGCAAGTCTTATTTGACCATGATAGTGTGTCACAGACAGTGTCAGATCCTTCCAAAGTCCCCTTCTTGTGTAAGTTTCTCCAAAAGAAGAGAGTAAGTCAGACCACTATGTACAGCTTCATGCACCTCAGCTTCCAGGAGTTTTTCACAGCCCTCTCATACATGTTACTGGGTGATGAGGAAGCTCAGGAGAAAGTTAGAGAGCTACTTTCCAAGGTTCGACGTGGAAAAGAAAACAGTCACCTGCTACCCATAGTTCAATTTCTCTTCGGCATCGCAAACAAGGAAGTGGGAAAACGGCTCGAGGATAAAAAATACATCTCTTGTTCTCAAGGAATTTGGACCCAGCTCAAACATTTTATTCTGGAAGTCATTGAAAAAGAAAAGGAGGATCGAAACGCCATTGATTATCACATTTCATCAATGTGGCTTTTTGCGTTTCACTGTCTATATGAACTACATGTAGATGATTTTGTAAAGAAAGCCATGAATACATACACAGAATTTAATCTGACTCACATTCCCCTGACAAAAACAGACTGTTGGGTGATGAAGTACTGCTTTCAGCATTGCACGTGCATCCAAACACTCATTCTCAACTGGTGCAAGTTATCTGCAGAGAAGATAAAAATCCTTCTGCCAGCATTGGAAAAATGTCAACATCTCGA GTTGCAGGTGGATGACCTAGCCAATAATGATTTAGATGGTCTGTTGACAGCGCTGGGAGAAGGAAAGAGTTTGGAGTTGGA TCTGACAGAGAACAACTTCTCTGATGAGAAAGTGCAGGACTTGCTTGTTGCTCTCACTAAACACAAACCCAGAAACATTGACATTGGAGTGAAGTCCATCACCAGCAATACAGCTGACAAATTCATGTTCCTCATCAATAAGGCACATGCAGACTTGGAAAGCATCGG GCTTCATTGTTGTGAGAATGTTACATTGGAAGCCAATCTACAGAAAAATGGAGTCAATGG GACTCTCCAAACTTCTCTTTGGTTAAAAGTGTCTGACATGAAAATGATCTGTGACTGTATCAGGGCATCTGGCTACAGTTTGAGTGAAATAGA CTTGTCTGTGAGCTATGTGGCTGACCTATCAGACACTGACGTGGATGACCTGAGTGCAATCATCCACCCTGTAGACAAGTTAAG GCTCAGGTTTCAACACAAAGATTTATATGGACAGGACGCAGTGAGTGAAGGTTTACACTCCCAGATATCACTCAGAGGGATTGAAATAACCCTCTGTGGCGATCCCGTATTCGACTGGAGAAAATTATTTCAGCTAGTTCACACTCTGGAGCAACA TCCAGATTGGGATGAGCATGTTGAAGCACTGATCTCGCTGCTACACTCTCAAACCTCTCTGGAGGACATCGGTCTGTTTGTGAGCCGCTTGACAGAGAGGTGTGCTACCAGTGTAATCAGTCTCAGCCAGGCCTGCCCAAACCTGCGGATGATATC ccTTCATGTAGTTGAACACGGTTTGTTATTGGAGGAGGTATTACAACTCTTACGTGCATCAAAGAGGCACCCAGATTGCCGGGTACTTGTCGCCGG GTGGAGATGCAGGAAACCTGCTGACCAGTGCACAGGCCGGAAGGACTGGAGTCTCTGTTGTGATGACTCTGTTAGGCTCAATCTACATGGAGAAACATTCACAGAGAATGTGATAAGGCATGGGAAGAAAAGTGACAGGCCTAGTGATCACCCTAAGAGTAATAGATGGTGTGTTGTTGCCTAG